A stretch of Desulfobacter hydrogenophilus DNA encodes these proteins:
- a CDS encoding integrase catalytic domain-containing protein: protein MSFQAKRELLANVAPRYREENKKHKSVILNEFILATGYSRKYAIRLLSLKELPVVRRIKKPRPRIYNSDVQEALKIAWAASNYIASKRLAPFLKDLVPTLERYGHLELNDETRSQLISISPATIDRILKPIRNNGLNMSTTKPGKLLKHQIPIRTFTDWEEDEPGFFEADLVAHCGWSMEGEFLYTLVLTDIATGWVECIALPYRSGSAVIHALDKAQELIPFPILGIDTDNGTEFINTELIRYCEKEKITFTRGRAYKKNDQCYVEQKNGIVVRQIVGYDRFEGHHAYMQLSELYRAVRLYVNFFQPSMKLKKKWRDNSKIKKTYDAAQTPFQRLKQAVQIQKETNEKLELVNYSLDPVLLLKQIQFLQDALWKHVTLAKQPSSGKNEDRQPLYGFKLPLTTEEPTEKNNDNLILEPGIIKRRQYRKTEKPRAKHWWRTRKDPFEDAWDEVCSWLENDPEKTAKSMLSKLQEKYPGQYTKGQLRTLQRRVKAWREKAIITYDDNLLKRNPLAEDTRIGDLKAITVDTQKMEKGKLTV from the coding sequence ATGAGTTTTCAAGCAAAAAGAGAATTGTTGGCAAATGTTGCTCCCCGATATAGGGAAGAAAATAAGAAGCACAAATCAGTTATTTTGAACGAATTCATTTTAGCAACTGGATACTCGCGTAAATATGCAATCCGGTTACTGTCTTTAAAAGAGTTACCGGTTGTGAGAAGAATTAAAAAGCCACGGCCAAGAATTTATAACAGTGACGTTCAAGAAGCATTGAAAATTGCCTGGGCGGCTTCAAACTATATCGCCTCAAAAAGGCTTGCCCCGTTTTTGAAGGATCTGGTGCCGACTTTGGAACGTTACGGACACCTTGAACTTAACGACGAAACCCGTTCTCAACTTATTTCAATAAGCCCCGCAACGATTGACCGAATTTTAAAACCAATAAGAAACAATGGCCTGAATATGAGTACAACCAAACCCGGAAAACTTCTTAAACATCAGATTCCGATAAGAACATTTACTGATTGGGAGGAAGATGAGCCTGGTTTTTTTGAGGCTGACCTGGTAGCACATTGTGGCTGGAGCATGGAAGGAGAATTTCTTTATACATTGGTTTTGACAGATATCGCCACAGGTTGGGTCGAGTGTATTGCTCTACCATACCGCAGTGGTTCTGCTGTTATTCATGCTTTGGATAAAGCCCAGGAATTGATACCTTTTCCAATATTAGGGATTGATACTGATAACGGAACTGAGTTCATCAATACTGAATTGATCCGTTATTGCGAAAAAGAAAAGATAACTTTTACCAGGGGAAGAGCATATAAGAAAAACGATCAGTGTTATGTTGAGCAGAAAAACGGAATAGTTGTAAGGCAGATAGTCGGGTACGATCGTTTTGAAGGTCACCATGCTTATATGCAACTCTCTGAGTTATATCGGGCAGTACGCCTTTATGTGAATTTCTTCCAACCTTCAATGAAGCTGAAAAAAAAATGGCGAGATAACAGCAAAATAAAGAAAACATATGATGCTGCACAAACCCCATTTCAAAGGTTGAAACAAGCCGTCCAGATCCAAAAGGAAACAAATGAAAAGCTGGAATTGGTAAACTATTCTTTGGATCCGGTTCTTCTGTTAAAGCAAATTCAGTTTTTACAGGATGCGCTGTGGAAACATGTAACTTTGGCGAAACAACCTTCCTCCGGTAAAAATGAAGATAGGCAGCCTCTATACGGTTTTAAATTACCATTAACTACGGAAGAGCCTACTGAAAAAAACAATGACAATTTGATTTTAGAACCTGGCATTATAAAAAGGAGGCAGTATAGGAAAACGGAAAAACCGCGTGCCAAGCACTGGTGGCGAACCAGGAAGGATCCTTTTGAAGATGCTTGGGATGAGGTCTGTTCATGGTTGGAGAATGATCCTGAAAAGACCGCCAAATCAATGCTTTCAAAACTTCAGGAAAAATATCCAGGACAATACACAAAGGGGCAGCTGAGGACTTTACAGCGGCGGGTCAAAGCCTGGAGGGAAAAAGCCATTATTACATATGATGATAATCTTTTAAAACGTAATCCTTTGGCTGAAGATACCAGAATCGGGGACCTCAAAGCTATAACAGTGGATACCCAAAAAATGGAAAAGGGAAAGCTTACTGTATAA
- the ltrA gene encoding group II intron reverse transcriptase/maturase, translating into MKEPFSNDQLLERILSTENIHQAWKQVRANKGACGIDGVTVEQFPGTFRELWPQIRLDLFEGTYVPSPVLRVEIPKPDGSKRPLGIPIVLDRIIQQAIAQVLGLIFDPLFSESSCGFRPGRSAHNGVRQVKQYIGQGCTVAVDTDLSKFFDKVNHDVLMVRVSRRIKDKRVLKLIGKYLRAGVMVKDRLQATPTGVPQGGPLSPLLANILLDDLDKELERRGHHFVRYADDFIIMVKSLSAGNRVMASIRRFLEQKLRLKVNEKKSKVAPVEECGFLGFVFINGKIRWSDKSFLEFKRRLRLFTGRSWFVSMEYRYKKLAEYIRGWMNYYGISEYYRPIPGIDEWLRRRMRMCYWKQWRYTRTKIRNLLKLGTYKREAISTSLSRRGPWHMSRTRATQAGMTNKWLSEQGLISVKDQWVKIHYPATAR; encoded by the coding sequence ATGAAAGAACCATTTTCAAATGATCAACTACTGGAACGTATTCTTTCGACAGAAAATATCCATCAGGCCTGGAAACAGGTGCGTGCTAACAAAGGTGCTTGCGGAATCGACGGTGTAACTGTCGAACAATTCCCGGGAACCTTCCGTGAGTTATGGCCGCAGATACGTTTAGACTTATTTGAAGGGACATATGTTCCTTCTCCTGTTCTCAGGGTGGAAATACCGAAACCGGACGGCAGTAAACGTCCTCTTGGTATTCCCATAGTGCTGGATCGAATTATCCAGCAAGCGATAGCACAGGTCTTAGGGTTAATATTTGACCCGCTGTTTTCGGAGTCAAGTTGCGGCTTCAGGCCTGGACGGTCAGCCCATAATGGGGTCCGGCAGGTAAAACAATACATAGGACAGGGCTGTACTGTAGCCGTTGATACCGATTTGTCGAAATTTTTCGATAAAGTGAATCACGATGTCCTTATGGTTAGAGTATCCCGCCGGATAAAAGATAAGCGTGTTCTCAAGCTTATCGGTAAATATCTCAGGGCTGGCGTTATGGTCAAAGACCGTCTCCAGGCGACACCAACCGGTGTTCCCCAGGGCGGTCCACTTTCACCGTTGCTCGCTAATATCCTTCTTGATGATCTTGACAAGGAACTGGAAAGGCGCGGTCACCATTTTGTCCGGTATGCAGATGATTTCATCATTATGGTGAAGAGTCTGAGTGCCGGGAATAGGGTGATGGCAAGTATCCGAAGGTTTCTTGAACAGAAGCTTCGGCTCAAAGTCAATGAGAAGAAAAGCAAAGTAGCACCAGTGGAAGAGTGCGGCTTTCTTGGTTTTGTGTTTATAAACGGCAAAATCAGGTGGAGTGATAAATCCTTTCTGGAATTTAAGCGGCGGTTACGCCTGTTTACCGGAAGAAGTTGGTTTGTCTCCATGGAGTACCGATACAAGAAGTTAGCGGAATATATCCGGGGCTGGATGAATTATTACGGGATATCGGAATACTACCGACCTATTCCGGGAATAGATGAATGGCTCCGCCGACGGATGCGGATGTGCTACTGGAAACAATGGCGGTATACCCGTACCAAAATCCGAAATCTTCTCAAATTGGGTACTTACAAAAGAGAGGCCATTTCGACATCACTTAGCCGAAGAGGGCCATGGCATATGTCCAGAACCAGAGCAACACAAGCCGGTATGACCAATAAATGGCTGTCTGAACAAGGATTAATATCTGTCAAAGATCAGTGGGTGAAAATTCATTACCCGGCTACGGCCCGGTAA
- a CDS encoding type II toxin-antitoxin system HipA family toxin — MAVKRHTKGSARKSIQVCAHWQGLENPILMGTLYAAPSRGKEIFSFEYYPAWLKSSHAQVLDPGLMLFSGPQYARDGHDNFGLFLDSSPDRWGRVLMQRREAQQARAEERNVRPLLESDYLLGVYDGHRMGALRFRLGDDEPFLDNQEDMAAPPWTKLRDLEYASLQLEQDDAENDKDYMKWLKMLIAPGGSLGGARPKASVLDENSHPWIAKFPSLRDEINVGKWEYLVCQLAKKAGIVMAHSDIRHFSGEYDTFLTKRFDRTEKGERLHFASAMTLLGKKDGDGGDTGVSYLDLADFLVRNGAQANEDLGQLWRRIVFYVCVSNTDDHLRNHGFMLTDRGWALSPAYDINPVATGGGLALNISKEDNSQDLDLVLSIAPYFRVGKDRANEIIQEITTVVRSWPNMAKRLSIPSRELSVMKSAFRVADEST; from the coding sequence ATGGCTGTAAAACGACATACAAAAGGCTCAGCAAGAAAATCCATTCAAGTTTGCGCTCATTGGCAGGGGTTGGAAAATCCTATTCTGATGGGAACACTTTATGCCGCCCCTTCAAGAGGAAAAGAGATTTTTTCTTTTGAATACTATCCTGCTTGGCTCAAGTCTTCGCATGCACAAGTTCTTGACCCTGGTTTAATGCTATTCTCAGGCCCGCAATATGCTCGCGACGGGCATGATAATTTTGGTTTGTTTCTGGATTCTTCTCCAGATCGCTGGGGCCGTGTTTTAATGCAACGCAGAGAGGCTCAACAAGCGAGAGCAGAAGAAAGAAATGTGCGTCCACTTCTTGAGTCAGATTATTTACTTGGCGTCTATGATGGTCATCGCATGGGGGCTCTACGCTTTCGCCTGGGAGATGATGAGCCTTTTTTAGACAATCAAGAAGATATGGCTGCACCGCCATGGACAAAATTACGGGATTTGGAATATGCCAGCTTGCAGTTAGAGCAGGATGATGCTGAAAACGACAAGGACTATATGAAGTGGCTGAAAATGCTTATTGCCCCTGGAGGGTCACTTGGTGGGGCACGCCCCAAAGCGAGTGTATTAGACGAGAATAGTCATCCATGGATTGCCAAATTCCCTTCTCTCCGCGATGAAATCAACGTTGGTAAATGGGAATACCTTGTTTGTCAATTGGCGAAAAAAGCAGGTATTGTAATGGCACATTCCGATATCCGACATTTCTCAGGAGAATATGATACCTTCCTCACAAAGCGATTTGATCGGACAGAAAAAGGTGAGCGCCTACACTTTGCCTCAGCCATGACGCTTCTTGGCAAAAAAGATGGTGATGGAGGGGATACAGGTGTCAGCTATTTGGATCTTGCAGATTTTCTTGTCCGCAATGGTGCACAAGCCAATGAGGATTTGGGACAGCTTTGGCGGCGGATCGTCTTTTATGTATGCGTATCCAATACTGATGATCATTTGCGAAATCATGGCTTTATGCTGACGGATAGAGGATGGGCACTCTCACCTGCTTATGATATCAACCCTGTTGCAACCGGTGGCGGATTAGCTCTTAATATCTCAAAAGAAGATAACAGCCAGGACCTTGATCTTGTGTTAAGCATTGCCCCTTATTTCCGTGTAGGCAAGGATCGTGCAAATGAGATCATTCAGGAAATAACCACTGTTGTAAGATCTTGGCCGAACATGGCAAAAAGACTAAGTATACCATCTCGTGAATTAAGCGTAATGAAAAGCGCTTTCCGAGTGGCAGATGAAAGCACATAA
- a CDS encoding helix-turn-helix domain-containing protein: protein MAKKRVIISPTLEDLLSTVGENIKLARLRRKITATMLAERAGISRVTLRKVENGESSVTMAIYANVLFCLGLEKDLLRLAGDDPLGRRLQDAELTHTTERVAKRKK, encoded by the coding sequence ATGGCAAAAAAAAGAGTGATAATCTCACCTACACTGGAAGATCTTCTATCGACGGTCGGAGAAAACATCAAACTTGCGCGCTTACGCCGCAAAATTACTGCGACCATGCTGGCAGAGCGTGCAGGTATTAGTCGTGTAACCTTAAGAAAAGTTGAGAATGGTGAAAGCAGTGTCACAATGGCTATTTATGCTAATGTTCTTTTTTGTCTCGGCCTTGAAAAGGATTTATTACGACTTGCCGGAGACGATCCTTTGGGGCGGCGCTTACAAGATGCTGAATTGACTCATACAACTGAGCGTGTCGCTAAGAGGAAGAAGTAA
- a CDS encoding integrase core domain-containing protein codes for METIELRQQLMIYQTKKEDSKNITDLTRSLLVALKRTWPKWMDALIIVKPETVIDWQRRRFRKYWTKKSAKHKKLGRPSIKLEIRQHIKKMAIENFTWGAPRMYSEFLKLGYTKNQISQRTISRYLKKIRPDDLDKTKGKRQQWKVFLKNHREHIMGMDFFTVPTISFKTLYVFFIIDHARRKIVHFNVTEHPTAEWVVQQLKNAFPFDSAPKYLIFDRDLIFSVRVKQFIKDMGIKPKVISYKCPWQNGVSERFVLSVRNDMLNQMIIFNEEHLRDFMNQYFEYYNNERCHLAVGRDSPNGREIQNKPFKSAKIISSPRIGGLHHMYRWNKAA; via the coding sequence TTGGAAACCATAGAACTGCGGCAGCAATTAATGATTTACCAAACAAAGAAAGAAGACTCAAAAAATATCACAGATCTAACCCGTTCGTTGTTAGTCGCATTAAAAAGGACCTGGCCCAAATGGATGGATGCACTGATAATCGTTAAACCCGAAACTGTTATTGACTGGCAAAGGCGGCGTTTCAGAAAATATTGGACCAAAAAGTCAGCTAAACATAAAAAACTTGGTAGGCCATCAATAAAACTGGAAATCCGTCAGCATATAAAAAAAATGGCAATTGAAAACTTTACCTGGGGTGCTCCCAGAATGTATTCTGAGTTTTTGAAACTTGGCTATACTAAAAATCAGATTTCTCAAAGAACCATATCTCGATATCTTAAAAAGATTAGACCCGATGACCTGGATAAGACCAAGGGGAAAAGACAACAATGGAAAGTGTTTTTAAAAAATCATCGCGAGCACATAATGGGTATGGATTTCTTTACCGTCCCAACCATTAGCTTCAAGACTCTTTATGTGTTTTTCATTATTGATCATGCGAGGAGAAAAATCGTTCATTTCAATGTTACTGAGCATCCTACAGCAGAGTGGGTAGTTCAGCAGTTGAAAAATGCATTTCCTTTTGACAGCGCTCCAAAGTATTTGATCTTTGACCGGGATTTAATCTTTTCTGTCCGGGTAAAACAGTTCATAAAGGATATGGGTATAAAACCAAAAGTCATAAGTTACAAATGTCCTTGGCAAAATGGTGTGTCTGAACGCTTTGTCCTTTCGGTTAGAAATGATATGTTAAATCAAATGATCATCTTTAACGAAGAACATTTGAGGGACTTTATGAACCAATATTTTGAATATTACAACAATGAAAGATGCCATTTGGCAGTAGGGCGGGATTCTCCAAACGGACGAGAAATCCAAAACAAACCATTTAAATCTGCAAAAATAATTTCTTCTCCCAGAATCGGTGGATTACATCATATGTATAGATGGAATAAAGCTGCTTAA
- a CDS encoding KTSC domain-containing protein, translated as MEMTRVNSSAISAIGYDPSSQKMKIRFNQGATYDYCRVPQNVFESFLSALSKGRFYDSHIKDKYRCH; from the coding sequence ATGGAAATGACCCGGGTAAATTCGAGTGCCATATCAGCTATAGGCTATGATCCCTCTTCACAAAAAATGAAAATACGGTTCAACCAGGGAGCAACCTATGATTACTGCCGTGTGCCTCAAAACGTGTTTGAAAGCTTTCTTTCAGCATTATCTAAAGGTCGTTTTTACGATTCCCACATAAAGGACAAGTATCGGTGTCACTGA
- a CDS encoding helix-turn-helix domain-containing protein, whose product MEFTDRLKTIIKKSGLTRVEFAKMSGVSRAQLFNYLKGGQTPGTTFYQNLKSNKAWINLDWLISGIGTEPIEAELSLPNAVDLKLLEEVIAGVEENLEQIDLTVPPKTKSEVISILYQYFIDTKKNIDPSVVERVLRLAV is encoded by the coding sequence ATGGAATTCACAGACAGGTTAAAAACTATAATTAAAAAATCTGGTTTAACTAGGGTGGAGTTTGCCAAAATGAGTGGAGTCAGCAGGGCACAGCTCTTTAATTACTTAAAGGGGGGCCAAACACCTGGGACTACTTTCTATCAAAATTTAAAATCGAATAAAGCGTGGATCAACCTTGATTGGCTTATCTCTGGCATTGGAACCGAGCCTATAGAAGCAGAGCTAAGTCTGCCCAATGCCGTTGATCTCAAACTTCTAGAGGAAGTAATAGCCGGGGTTGAAGAAAATTTAGAGCAGATAGATTTGACGGTGCCCCCAAAAACAAAAAGCGAAGTAATTTCAATTCTATATCAATATTTTATCGACACAAAAAAGAATATTGACCCATCCGTTGTGGAACGGGTTTTAAGATTGGCTGTGTAA
- a CDS encoding helix-turn-helix domain-containing protein: MSNSKTMTPEEIKFALDKAGLSMSGLARDLRVSPGVVCQVVNNKSISHRIRCHVARAIGRPVDEIWNIKKDPTRTGRPLGRGLYDHEQCQAAVV; encoded by the coding sequence ATGAGCAACTCCAAAACCATGACCCCCGAAGAGATCAAGTTCGCCCTGGATAAAGCGGGTCTGTCCATGTCCGGTCTGGCCAGGGATCTGCGCGTCAGCCCAGGCGTGGTCTGCCAGGTAGTAAACAACAAATCCATCAGCCATAGAATCCGGTGCCACGTTGCCCGGGCCATAGGTCGTCCGGTGGATGAGATCTGGAATATCAAAAAAGATCCCACCCGCACCGGGCGGCCGCTTGGCAGAGGTCTGTATGATCACGAACAATGCCAGGCTGCGGTGGTGTGA
- a CDS encoding helix-turn-helix domain-containing protein, with protein sequence MKDRSSYRRIEAAKKTMAIIRFLSEQRQPVPGVEVARAVSIPSGTAMCHLVTLEDDRMVRRVGEHWELGDGMAILWARRKSQIESGIDRMKTNLSDIGA encoded by the coding sequence TTGAAAGATCGGTCATCATATCGCCGCATTGAGGCGGCAAAGAAAACCATGGCGATTATCCGCTTTCTTTCTGAACAACGGCAGCCGGTGCCTGGCGTGGAAGTGGCCAGGGCGGTGAGTATTCCTTCTGGTACGGCCATGTGTCACCTGGTCACCCTGGAAGATGACCGCATGGTGCGGCGTGTGGGCGAGCACTGGGAGCTGGGGGATGGCATGGCAATTTTGTGGGCACGGCGTAAATCGCAGATAGAGAGCGGCATTGACCGCATGAAAACAAATTTATCAGATATAGGAGCGTAA
- a CDS encoding AAA family ATPase produces MSVLKQLLIELDIPQREFAVMMGTSKNTLSRILQGRMPVYQKSREKTIGPIMAWVSKNKTAMAWLKARNYGVSDIWLPFEGQGKKKVAWSAPIGLGDPNEIEPREDIEMITRNALRYFKMFNDPFFNDVNSSKDIFMSGEHRFLREMMLDAAQYGGFVAIVGGVGSGKSVMRKVAVEQLMQEGVKIVFPLIIDKSRVSPASLIDAIVMDISDEPPKRSLEQKTRQAMRLLKARAESGMKQVLMIEESQMIDKRAFKALKQIHELENGFSRLIGIILIGQPELLKKLDEVSNPDIREVTRRITTAEIQGLGEDVAAYLRHKFTRTGKNVDDILAEDVYPAINQKLSRTRGRKTIDKSYPLSVNNLVARAINLAADMGEEKVSADLVMTC; encoded by the coding sequence ATGAGCGTCTTGAAGCAGTTGCTAATTGAGCTTGACATTCCCCAGCGGGAATTTGCGGTCATGATGGGCACCTCCAAAAATACACTGTCCCGGATTTTACAGGGCAGGATGCCGGTGTACCAGAAATCCCGGGAAAAAACCATAGGGCCCATCATGGCATGGGTGAGCAAAAACAAGACGGCCATGGCATGGTTAAAGGCCCGCAACTACGGTGTTTCTGATATTTGGCTTCCCTTTGAAGGGCAGGGGAAAAAGAAAGTGGCGTGGTCTGCCCCGATTGGCCTGGGAGACCCCAACGAAATCGAACCCAGAGAGGATATTGAGATGATAACCAGGAATGCATTGAGATACTTCAAGATGTTTAATGACCCGTTTTTCAACGATGTGAACTCCAGCAAGGATATTTTCATGAGCGGTGAGCACCGGTTCCTGCGCGAAATGATGCTGGATGCTGCCCAATACGGGGGGTTTGTGGCCATCGTGGGCGGGGTGGGCTCCGGGAAAAGCGTGATGCGCAAGGTGGCGGTGGAACAGCTGATGCAGGAGGGTGTCAAGATTGTGTTTCCCCTCATCATAGACAAGTCCCGGGTATCGCCTGCCTCTCTCATCGACGCCATTGTGATGGACATATCCGACGAGCCCCCCAAGCGCAGCCTGGAACAGAAGACCCGACAGGCCATGCGCCTGTTAAAAGCCCGGGCGGAAAGCGGCATGAAACAGGTGCTGATGATCGAAGAGTCCCAGATGATCGACAAGCGGGCCTTTAAGGCGCTGAAGCAGATACACGAACTGGAGAACGGCTTTTCCAGGCTCATCGGCATCATCCTCATCGGTCAGCCGGAACTTTTAAAGAAGCTGGATGAGGTCAGCAACCCGGATATCCGGGAGGTGACCCGGCGGATCACCACGGCGGAGATCCAGGGCCTGGGGGAAGATGTGGCGGCCTACCTGAGGCATAAATTTACCCGGACCGGCAAGAACGTGGACGATATCCTGGCCGAAGATGTTTATCCGGCCATCAACCAGAAGCTGTCCCGCACCCGGGGACGAAAAACCATTGATAAGAGTTATCCGCTGTCCGTGAACAACCTGGTG